In the genome of Vicia villosa cultivar HV-30 ecotype Madison, WI linkage group LG7, Vvil1.0, whole genome shotgun sequence, one region contains:
- the LOC131616830 gene encoding root phototropism protein 2-like: protein MAANPNRLSLAMERTGQWVFSQEIPTDVIVEVGEARFCLHKFMLVAKSNYIRKLIIESDESELTRIDLSDIPGGPGVFEKAAKFCYGVNFEITVHNVAVLRCAAEFLQMTDQYCDNNLAGRTDEFLSKVAFFTLTGSVAVLKSCQHLLPYADELDIVKRCIEATSAKACSEANFPSRSPANWWTEELAVLDIDFFRRAINGMKQRGAKPPTIASALITYTERSLQDLVRNHSGNGIRSSGYDDSDSRSIQRDLLESIVDLFPSEKAAFPVNFLSCLLRCAIHLRASTVCKSDLEKRISAILEHVTVDDLLVMSLSYDGEKLFDLESVRRIISAFMDKQKSTAVFTPVDLRESCSGTMQRVAKTVDMYLAEIAAYGELTISKFNGIAILIPKHARKVDDDLYRAVDIYLKAHPKLDEIEREKVCSVMDPLKLSYEARVHASQNKRLPVQIVLHALYYDQLRLRSGPDDEETAEVERNRLQTDVSLVRENEELRSELTKMKMYITDMQQKNVAQVHGTTSSHSSKKTTFFSSVSRKLGKLNPFKNGAKDTTHLEDGSVDLTKPRRRRFSIS, encoded by the exons ATGGCAGCTAATCCCAATAGACTCTCTCTTGCCATGGAGAGAACTGGCCAATG GGTTTTCTCTCAAGAAATCCCAACTGATGTTATAGTTGAAGTTGGAGAAGCCCGTTTCTGCCTCCACAAG TTTATGCTGGTGGCAAAGAGCAACTACATCAGAAAACTAATAATAGAATCAGATGAAAGTGAACTCACCAGAATAGATCTCTCTGATATACCAGGAGGACCTGGAGTCTTCGAGAAAGCAGCAAAGTTCTGTTATGGTGTCAACTTCGAGATAACAGTTCATAACGTCGCCGTTTTGCGCTGTGCTGCTGAGTTTCTTCAAATGACTGACCAGTATTGCGACAATAACCTCGCCGGCCGGACAGATGAATTTCTCTCTAAGGTTGCTTTCTTCACTCTCACAGGCTCTGTCGCCGTTTTGAAGTCTTGCCAGCATCTTCTCCCCTATGCCGATGAGCTCGATATAGTTAAACGCTGCATTGAAGCCACCAGCGCCAAGGCTTGCAGTGAGGCTAATTTCCCCAGTCGTTCGCCTGCGAACTGGTGGACGGAGGAACTAGCTGTTCTCGACATTGATTTCTTCCGGAGAGCCATCAATGGTATGAAGCAGCGTGGAGCCAAGCCTCCAACCATTGCAAGCGCGCTGATTACCTACACAGAGCGATCGCTCCAAGACCTAGTCCGTAATCACTCCGGCAACGGAATCCGGTCTTCAGGTTACGACGATTCAGACTCCAGATCAATACAACGAGATCTTCTAGAGTCAATTGTTGATCTCTTTCCCTCCGAGAAAGCGGCTTTCCCAGTAAACTTCCTCTCCTGCCTCCTCCGTTGCGCGATCCACCTCCGCGCCTCCACCGTCTGCAAAAGCGACCTAGAGAAACGAATCTCTGCAATCCTCGAGCATGTGACAGTTGACGACCTCCTCGTGATGTCGCTCTCATACGACGGTGAGAAACTCTTCGATCTGGAAAGCGTACGCAGAATCATATCTGCATTCATGGATAAGCAAAAAAGCACAGCAGTTTTTACACCAGTAGACCTCAGAGAATCCTGCTCCGGCACTATGCAGCGCGTCGCCAAAACCGTCGACATGTACCTCGCCGAGATCGCCGCGTACGGCGAACTCACCATCTCAAAGTTCAACGGAATCGCCATTCTTATTCCTAAACACGCTCGTAAAGTCGACGACGATCTATACCGCGCCGTGGATATCTATCTCAag GCTCACCCGAAGCTAGACGAGATAGAAAGAGAAAAAGTATGCAGCGTCATGGATCCGTTAAAGCTATCTTACGAAGCGCGTGTGCATGCGTCGCAGAATAAGCGGTTACCGGTGCAGATTGTGTTACACGCGCTGTACTATGATCAGTTGCGGTTGAGGAGTGGACCCGACGATGAAGAGACTGCCGAGGTGGAGAGGAACCGGTTACAGACGGATGTGTCGTTGGTGAGGGAGAATGAGGAGTTACGATCAGAGCTGACGAAGATGAAGATGTACATTACGGATATGCAGCAGAAGAACGTTGCTCAGGTGCATGGAACGACGTCGTCGCATTCGAGTAAGAAGACGACGTTCTTTTCTTCTGTGTCGAGGAAGCTGGGAAAATTGAATCCGTTCAAGAATGGGGCTAAGGATACGACCCATTTAGAAGATGGGTCTGTGGATTTGACTAAGCCCAGAAGAAGAAGGTTCTCTATTTCTTAA